One genomic region from Pseudomonadota bacterium encodes:
- a CDS encoding flavodoxin family protein, with amino-acid sequence MKILVLYHSRGGNTRKLAEKIVAGIEAQGAIAILKSTDEVVKDDFLVAAGIIAGSPVYFGGMAAELKKVFDDFVGLRKKMENKVGAAFATSGHHTGGKETTIMSIIHCMMIYGMIVVGDPLHASGHYGVACLGEPDAGAADDAEKLGYRVAELATRIGRE; translated from the coding sequence TTGAAAATTTTAGTTTTATATCATTCGCGAGGTGGTAATACCCGAAAGCTTGCGGAAAAAATAGTTGCCGGAATAGAAGCACAAGGTGCTATTGCGATCCTGAAAAGTACGGATGAAGTGGTTAAAGATGATTTTCTGGTCGCTGCCGGTATTATCGCCGGTTCACCCGTATATTTTGGCGGGATGGCGGCGGAATTGAAAAAAGTATTTGACGATTTTGTCGGCCTTCGCAAAAAAATGGAGAATAAGGTCGGAGCCGCATTTGCCACCAGTGGCCATCACACCGGGGGTAAGGAAACCACTATCATGTCGATAATCCACTGCATGATGATTTACGGTATGATTGTTGTCGGCGATCCCCTGCATGCCTCCGGGCATTACGGGGTTGCCTGTCTGGGAGAGCCTGATGCCGGAGCGGCCGATGACGCCGAAAAACTGGGTTATCGGGTAGCCGAACTGGCAACCAGAATTGGTCGTGAATGA
- the galE gene encoding UDP-glucose 4-epimerase GalE — translation MRVLVSGGSGYIGSHTVVELLASDYEVVIVDNLSNSSPEVLARIEKITNKRVGFHKLDLRDRPGLNRLLAEGNFNAVIHFAGLKAVGESVKMPLTYYDNNLCGTISLLQAMSEHGVKNLVFSSSATVYGDPVTVPIDETAALRPTNPYGRSKLMLEDMLRDLQISDKDWNIVLLRYFNPIGAHASGLIGEDPQGIPNNLLPYISQVAVGRRQRLAVFGNDYDTHDGTGVRDYIHVVDLARGHLCALEKMQLNPGLICCNLGTGRGYSVLEVIETFTKASGIEIPYSIEPRRAGDIAVCYADPTWAGDVLGWKAERDLLSMCTDAWHWQTNNPDGYGGKDE, via the coding sequence ATGCGGGTCTTAGTCAGTGGTGGAAGCGGCTATATCGGCAGTCATACTGTCGTTGAACTTCTCGCATCAGATTATGAAGTCGTTATTGTTGATAATTTAAGCAACAGCTCACCTGAGGTTCTGGCGCGGATAGAAAAGATAACCAACAAGCGGGTGGGGTTCCATAAACTTGATCTGCGTGACCGGCCCGGGCTTAACCGTCTGCTGGCCGAAGGTAATTTCAATGCGGTAATTCATTTCGCCGGTCTCAAGGCCGTCGGCGAATCAGTCAAAATGCCGCTGACTTATTACGATAATAATCTCTGCGGTACCATCAGCCTCTTGCAGGCCATGTCTGAACATGGTGTCAAAAATCTGGTATTCAGCTCCTCCGCCACGGTTTACGGTGACCCCGTGACAGTACCGATTGACGAGACCGCGGCTTTGCGACCTACCAATCCCTACGGGCGCAGCAAGTTGATGCTTGAAGACATGCTGCGCGATCTACAGATTTCAGATAAGGACTGGAATATCGTTTTATTGCGTTATTTTAACCCGATCGGAGCGCACGCCAGCGGTTTGATTGGCGAAGATCCACAAGGCATCCCTAATAACCTGCTGCCTTATATTTCTCAGGTAGCGGTTGGTCGGCGGCAACGCCTGGCGGTTTTCGGTAATGACTATGATACCCATGATGGTACGGGCGTCCGGGACTATATTCATGTCGTTGATTTGGCGCGCGGGCACTTATGTGCTCTTGAAAAAATGCAGCTGAATCCAGGCCTGATTTGCTGCAATCTGGGCACGGGCCGTGGTTACAGTGTTCTTGAGGTGATAGAGACCTTTACAAAAGCCAGCGGGATTGAAATTCCTTATTCGATCGAACCCCGTCGAGCTGGAGATATCGCGGTTTGTTATGCCGATCCTACTTGGGCCGGCGATGTCTTGGGCTGGAAAGCAGAGCGTGATTTACTTTCAATGTGTACCGATGCTTGGCATTGGCAGACAAATAATCCTGATGGATATGGAGGAAAAGATGAATAG
- a CDS encoding YchJ family protein, with protein sequence MSDCPCGSGKDYSQCCEPLIEGESKADTAEALLRARYSAHAKMEMDFVKNTTHPDQLPKYEATTARNWAEKSTWDHLEIINVEAGQQADEEGRIEFVAHFRQKDKAKTHHELSSFKRHEGDWYFYDGQGVVPRQVVREHNKVGRNDPCPCGSGKKYKKCCCA encoded by the coding sequence ATGAGTGATTGTCCTTGTGGTTCGGGAAAAGATTATAGTCAATGCTGTGAACCCCTTATCGAAGGTGAATCCAAAGCGGATACTGCGGAGGCTCTTTTACGGGCCCGTTACAGCGCCCACGCCAAAATGGAAATGGATTTCGTCAAGAATACAACCCATCCCGATCAACTACCTAAGTACGAAGCGACCACGGCCCGCAACTGGGCTGAAAAGTCAACATGGGATCATCTCGAAATCATTAATGTTGAAGCCGGACAGCAAGCCGATGAGGAAGGCAGAATTGAATTTGTTGCCCATTTTCGGCAAAAGGATAAAGCCAAAACTCATCATGAGCTTTCATCGTTCAAACGCCATGAGGGTGACTGGTATTTTTATGACGGACAAGGGGTGGTTCCCAGACAGGTGGTCAGAGAACATAATAAAGTCGGTCGTAATGATCCTTGTCCCTGCGGGAGCGGTAAAAAATATAAAAAATGTTGTTGCGCATGA
- a CDS encoding lytic transglycosylase domain-containing protein, producing the protein MKSPQNLGVFFLILLLLVWTDAAAQEDQDPWIRLQHNYAGEKDKRRRFSKPQENDASDPWDRLRKVFIPLESPVPAITNPKAGAKHSDYNKNVTTIIQKKLAPWQESIDQAARIFNVPQAVIKAVIIMESGGDPNARADSSSAAGLMQTIKATFAEAHRRLSERGIVLVNNPLDPHASIMAGSWYLGEMFEEAEQDGKPGVGSRTELSSWRHALEYYYAGPLHGRKSSPRVLIYRNGKSLLIDKKAYSDKVLEWAATLV; encoded by the coding sequence ATGAAATCACCACAAAATTTAGGTGTTTTTTTTCTGATTCTTCTTCTCTTGGTCTGGACCGATGCGGCTGCCCAGGAAGACCAGGATCCCTGGATACGCCTGCAGCATAATTATGCAGGGGAAAAGGACAAACGGAGGAGATTTTCCAAGCCCCAGGAAAATGATGCAAGCGATCCCTGGGATCGCTTGCGCAAAGTATTCATTCCCTTGGAGTCTCCCGTTCCGGCGATCACCAACCCCAAGGCTGGAGCAAAACACTCTGATTATAATAAAAACGTCACCACTATAATTCAAAAAAAACTTGCCCCCTGGCAGGAATCGATTGATCAGGCGGCCAGAATCTTCAATGTGCCGCAAGCGGTTATCAAGGCAGTAATAATTATGGAGTCAGGGGGGGATCCCAATGCCCGGGCCGATTCAAGCAGTGCGGCCGGCTTGATGCAGACCATCAAAGCAACGTTTGCAGAGGCTCATCGTAGGTTAAGTGAGCGCGGCATTGTTTTGGTGAATAATCCCCTTGATCCCCACGCCTCGATCATGGCAGGGAGCTGGTATTTGGGAGAGATGTTTGAAGAAGCTGAACAGGATGGCAAGCCTGGAGTGGGGTCTCGAACCGAGCTCTCATCCTGGCGTCATGCTCTTGAGTATTACTATGCTGGGCCGTTGCATGGGCGCAAATCGTCCCCTCGTGTTTTAATCTATCGCAACGGGAAAAGTTTATTGATCGATAAAAAAGCTTATTCAGATAAAGTTTTGGAGTGGGCTGCGACGCTGGTCTGA
- a CDS encoding sigma-70 family RNA polymerase sigma factor translates to MMRTKITPRLKASDQRMIQRIANRVFIRYTPGGSNGRALTREELFHYGVIGLLEAQKNYVSEKGVAWEVFAAFRIEGEMLDHIRKAPMIRLPQKIQEQVREIRKAGNELEQQGLPATPIEIAKKLGCATDTVTQHLALVPSLSPLAEECNPDNNENGNPGVILADDNAETDPHDKLLRQELLQILMHCLESLPETRDRVIVKARKLEDITLRELSKAFDCSIESIRKREKTALLQLRECLQRHGWLAAPR, encoded by the coding sequence GTGATGCGAACCAAAATCACCCCCCGACTGAAAGCAAGCGACCAAAGGATGATCCAGAGAATTGCCAACCGCGTCTTTATCCGCTACACGCCCGGCGGCAGTAATGGACGGGCTTTGACCCGCGAGGAACTTTTTCACTACGGGGTTATCGGTTTACTTGAAGCGCAAAAAAATTACGTTTCCGAAAAAGGGGTGGCCTGGGAGGTTTTCGCGGCCTTCAGAATTGAGGGTGAAATGCTCGATCATATTCGCAAGGCGCCGATGATCAGGCTGCCGCAAAAGATTCAAGAACAGGTCCGGGAGATCAGGAAGGCCGGAAATGAACTTGAACAACAGGGCTTACCGGCAACGCCGATTGAGATTGCCAAGAAACTGGGTTGTGCGACCGACACGGTCACACAACATCTGGCTCTGGTTCCTTCGCTGAGCCCTCTGGCCGAGGAGTGCAACCCCGATAACAATGAGAACGGCAACCCGGGGGTGATCCTGGCCGACGACAACGCGGAAACCGACCCCCACGATAAGCTGCTGCGCCAGGAACTTTTGCAAATCCTGATGCATTGCCTGGAAAGTCTGCCGGAGACCCGCGACCGCGTTATCGTCAAGGCAAGAAAGCTTGAAGACATCACCCTGCGGGAACTCTCCAAAGCTTTTGACTGTTCAATCGAATCCATCCGCAAACGTGAAAAGACGGCGCTGCTTCAGTTGCGGGAATGTCTGCAACGACATGGTTGGCTGGCAGCCCCCCGCTAA
- a CDS encoding pyridoxine 5'-phosphate synthase, with amino-acid sequence MVKLGVNIDHVATIRQARGIGEPDPIAAAVLAELGGADGITVHLREDRRHIQERDLRLLRQTVKTRLNLELALAPEIIDLALEIKPDSLTFVPEKREELTTEGGLDVVTHYKRLEPVIKNVQAQGLIVSLFIDPDPGQIEAAAEIGADFIEIHTGRYCEAVHEKDIRKEFSLIDQACITASNFGLRVNAGHGLNYRNVPPIAHLPSIEELNIGHSIIGHAVFVGLERAVREMKALLP; translated from the coding sequence ATGGTGAAACTTGGGGTTAATATCGATCATGTGGCGACTATCAGGCAGGCCCGGGGAATCGGCGAACCCGATCCGATAGCCGCCGCCGTGCTGGCCGAACTCGGCGGAGCCGATGGCATCACGGTTCACCTACGTGAAGACCGACGCCATATTCAGGAACGGGACCTGCGGCTCCTACGACAGACCGTCAAAACCAGGCTGAATCTGGAATTGGCACTGGCTCCGGAAATTATTGACCTCGCCCTGGAAATAAAACCTGATTCGCTGACCTTTGTGCCGGAAAAACGTGAGGAACTGACCACCGAAGGCGGTCTTGACGTGGTGACTCATTACAAACGTCTGGAACCGGTCATCAAAAATGTACAGGCCCAGGGTCTGATTGTCAGTTTATTTATTGATCCGGATCCCGGCCAGATTGAGGCCGCAGCCGAGATCGGAGCGGATTTTATCGAAATCCACACCGGCCGCTACTGTGAAGCCGTCCATGAAAAAGACATCCGGAAAGAGTTTTCCCTAATTGACCAGGCATGCATCACCGCTTCTAATTTCGGTCTCAGGGTCAATGCCGGACATGGTCTGAACTATCGCAATGTTCCCCCCATCGCCCATCTGCCGAGCATCGAGGAACTTAATATAGGACACAGCATTATCGGACACGCGGTTTTTGTCGGCCTTGAACGAGCCGTGCGGGAGATGAAAGCTCTGCTGCCATGA
- a CDS encoding holo-ACP synthase translates to MTIIGIGSDMVKISRIEALLERYREHFSERVFTAREIDYASPKKRPALHLAARFAAKEAFLKALGRGLGAGLEWRDIEVVNNAFGRPELKLYNKADKLCNELNRATAWLSLTHEQEFALAFVVLEKTGGQA, encoded by the coding sequence ATGACCATCATCGGAATCGGCAGCGATATGGTCAAGATCAGTCGAATCGAAGCCTTGCTCGAACGTTATCGGGAGCATTTTTCAGAGCGTGTTTTCACGGCCCGGGAAATAGACTATGCATCCCCGAAAAAACGGCCGGCGCTCCATCTGGCGGCCCGCTTTGCCGCCAAGGAAGCTTTCCTTAAAGCGTTGGGGCGCGGTCTCGGCGCCGGCCTGGAATGGCGGGACATCGAGGTCGTCAATAACGCCTTTGGTCGCCCGGAGCTTAAACTTTATAACAAGGCCGACAAACTTTGCAATGAACTCAATCGGGCGACCGCCTGGTTGAGCCTGACTCATGAGCAGGAATTCGCCTTGGCTTTTGTCGTGCTAGAGAAAACCGGAGGCCAGGCGTGA
- a CDS encoding DUF814 domain-containing protein, which translates to MKTDNLQVYEYCLADGWTILAGKKDVDNDILSLKVARPEDWWFHVRGMPGSHVILQAPANSSMDPGKERLQQAAAVAAWHSKARMGGIVAVTCCKAKFVGKPCGAKPGTVTVRKEILLKVRPGLPGTDIK; encoded by the coding sequence ATGAAAACCGACAACCTGCAAGTTTACGAATATTGTCTGGCGGACGGCTGGACGATTCTGGCCGGGAAAAAGGATGTTGATAACGATATTCTCAGTCTTAAGGTCGCGCGCCCGGAAGACTGGTGGTTTCATGTCAGGGGCATGCCGGGCAGTCATGTCATTCTGCAGGCACCGGCAAACAGCTCGATGGATCCCGGCAAAGAACGATTGCAGCAGGCGGCGGCGGTTGCCGCCTGGCACAGCAAGGCGCGGATGGGCGGGATTGTCGCGGTCACCTGCTGCAAAGCAAAATTTGTCGGCAAACCCTGCGGAGCCAAACCTGGAACCGTAACCGTGCGCAAAGAAATCCTGCTCAAAGTACGCCCTGGATTACCGGGCACTGACATAAAATAG
- a CDS encoding DUF445 family protein: MDFLSSLTPPAWLPFVVPPLFGAVIGYFTNYLAIRMLFRPLNKKYILGLPLPLTPGIIPARRRELARRIGEMVGDHLLTRAVILERLQSPAVDDALYRWVAGRWKAVVDADCGPPLELIPDDLRAAWQAWWGRGWRPVYQFVNWVVEHPELKSFLRIPVSQLLGRLLESELKSFLTPSQKESLRQKLHIIIEHAATSPTLKKRFEKELDELGRKLLSAEKSLGEILPVDLQSALLNELHRELPTLLVRFSRLLYDPEIRSRLKTKLYQGISVYIENMGFWRRLITSLAMSDDEIKLKIDQLVDDIAGDLAASLQQPEWQAKIFDLLAERLAALLAMSPAMISGRLSFTRVERGWIFFRRKLLAHFPLSYWSQKLKPAAEPLWDYLEQQTSAGILEKLGLTPNRDVLTERLVDRISQLLRSRRVKRRLAAVISRRLNDWLHKQPLGRLSHYLPGSVHEPLTTFFYQLTRRCLAEELPQLSERFAVKKVVEERINTLPVEKVEDLLLGIMREHFTYINLFGALVGALIGVGQVLLFYVSAR; encoded by the coding sequence ATGGATTTTTTGTCATCGTTAACCCCTCCGGCCTGGTTGCCTTTTGTGGTGCCGCCGTTATTTGGTGCCGTAATCGGCTATTTTACCAACTACCTCGCCATCCGTATGCTGTTCCGCCCTTTGAATAAAAAATATATCCTGGGTTTGCCTCTGCCCCTGACCCCGGGAATCATTCCGGCCCGCCGCCGGGAATTGGCAAGACGCATTGGAGAGATGGTCGGCGACCATCTTCTGACGCGTGCGGTAATTCTTGAACGTCTGCAGAGCCCGGCCGTTGATGATGCTCTTTATCGCTGGGTGGCGGGGCGCTGGAAGGCCGTGGTTGATGCCGATTGCGGTCCTCCGCTTGAATTGATTCCGGATGATCTGCGGGCCGCCTGGCAAGCCTGGTGGGGGCGAGGCTGGCGTCCGGTTTATCAGTTTGTGAATTGGGTCGTAGAACATCCTGAGCTGAAAAGTTTTCTCCGCATTCCTGTTTCACAATTGCTGGGTCGCCTGCTTGAAAGCGAGCTGAAAAGTTTTTTGACTCCGTCGCAAAAGGAAAGCTTGCGGCAAAAACTTCACATCATCATCGAGCATGCCGCGACTTCTCCGACCTTGAAAAAACGGTTTGAAAAAGAGTTGGATGAATTGGGCCGAAAACTGCTCAGCGCGGAAAAATCATTAGGTGAAATTCTGCCGGTTGATCTGCAAAGCGCCTTGTTAAACGAACTTCATCGGGAACTTCCGACCCTGTTGGTTCGCTTCAGTCGCCTGCTTTACGATCCGGAAATCAGGAGTCGACTGAAAACTAAATTATATCAGGGCATCAGTGTTTATATTGAAAATATGGGATTCTGGCGGCGCCTGATTACCAGTCTGGCTATGTCGGATGATGAAATAAAGCTCAAGATCGACCAGCTGGTTGATGATATTGCCGGTGATCTCGCCGCCTCCTTGCAGCAACCTGAATGGCAGGCAAAGATTTTCGATTTACTGGCCGAGCGGCTCGCAGCATTGCTGGCGATGTCGCCGGCAATGATCTCCGGTCGGCTTTCTTTTACCCGGGTCGAACGAGGTTGGATTTTTTTTCGCAGAAAACTGCTCGCCCACTTTCCCCTAAGTTACTGGAGCCAAAAATTGAAGCCCGCTGCCGAACCGTTATGGGATTATCTTGAACAACAAACCAGCGCCGGAATTCTGGAAAAACTGGGGCTGACCCCGAACCGGGACGTACTGACTGAACGGCTGGTCGACAGAATCAGTCAGCTCCTGCGCTCGCGCCGGGTGAAACGCCGACTGGCGGCAGTGATTTCCCGCCGTCTCAATGACTGGCTTCATAAACAGCCCTTAGGCCGGCTTTCCCATTACCTGCCCGGCAGTGTGCATGAACCCTTGACCACTTTTTTTTATCAATTGACGCGCCGCTGTCTGGCCGAGGAGTTACCCCAGTTAAGTGAGCGTTTCGCGGTCAAAAAGGTAGTCGAAGAACGTATTAATACCTTACCGGTGGAAAAGGTCGAAGACCTTCTTCTGGGAATTATGCGTGAGCATTTTACCTATATAAATCTATTCGGAGCCCTGGTCGGCGCTCTCATCGGCGTCGGCCAGGTGCTTCTATTTTATGTCAGTGCCCGGTAA
- the coaBC gene encoding bifunctional phosphopantothenoylcysteine decarboxylase/phosphopantothenate--cysteine ligase CoaBC: MLHGKEILLGVTGGIAAYKSVLLLRELTKQGANVNVIMTKSATEFVGPLTFQTLSGNPVTTEIFTLFASAEIGHVALASRADLLVIAPATANIIGKIANGIADDFLTTMVMATRVPVLFAPAMNTNMWASKVVQKNISGLKEMGYNFMDPAEGELACGVVGRGKLADIEAIMDEIKALLSPDDLRGEKILISAGPTEEAIDPARCLTNRSSGKMGYALAAVARRRGAQVTLIAGPCAEIETWGIKVIPCRTAVEMAAAIDANLEGVTSVIMAAAVADFRPATKAVEKIKREGRFCLELEPNPDILAGLGQRQNKPFLVGFAAETNMLLDHAKDKIRRKNLDMIVANDVTAPGAGFGVDTNIIKIIDRDGKVLDFPLMSKEKVAGIIFDHLLELKRERRRRGGPGV, encoded by the coding sequence ATGTTGCATGGAAAAGAGATCCTGCTCGGGGTCACCGGGGGAATTGCCGCCTACAAATCAGTTTTACTGCTGCGTGAGCTGACTAAACAGGGGGCCAACGTCAATGTTATCATGACCAAGAGCGCCACCGAATTTGTCGGGCCCCTGACCTTTCAAACCTTGTCCGGCAACCCGGTCACAACCGAAATCTTCACCCTCTTTGCCTCTGCGGAAATTGGTCATGTTGCTTTGGCCAGCCGGGCCGATCTACTCGTCATTGCCCCGGCCACGGCCAATATTATCGGCAAGATCGCCAACGGAATCGCGGATGATTTTTTAACTACCATGGTCATGGCAACCCGGGTTCCGGTTCTGTTTGCTCCGGCCATGAATACCAATATGTGGGCCAGCAAAGTTGTCCAGAAAAATATTTCCGGTCTCAAAGAAATGGGCTATAATTTCATGGATCCGGCCGAAGGCGAGCTGGCCTGCGGGGTTGTCGGCCGCGGTAAGCTGGCGGATATCGAAGCCATCATGGATGAAATCAAAGCCCTGTTAAGCCCGGACGATCTGCGCGGAGAAAAGATTCTGATCAGCGCCGGCCCCACGGAGGAAGCGATTGATCCGGCCCGTTGTCTGACCAATCGTTCTTCCGGCAAAATGGGGTATGCCCTGGCGGCGGTCGCCAGGCGACGTGGGGCCCAGGTCACGCTCATAGCCGGTCCCTGCGCCGAAATCGAAACGTGGGGAATCAAGGTGATTCCCTGCAGAACCGCCGTAGAAATGGCGGCGGCCATTGATGCGAATCTGGAAGGGGTCACCTCGGTAATCATGGCCGCCGCCGTGGCCGATTTCCGGCCGGCGACTAAAGCCGTCGAAAAAATCAAGCGCGAGGGCCGCTTTTGCCTTGAGCTTGAGCCCAATCCGGATATTCTGGCCGGTCTCGGACAGCGTCAGAACAAACCTTTTCTGGTTGGTTTCGCGGCGGAAACCAACATGCTGTTGGACCATGCCAAAGATAAAATCCGGCGCAAAAACCTGGATATGATTGTCGCCAATGATGTCACGGCTCCGGGAGCTGGCTTTGGTGTTGACACCAACATCATCAAGATCATCGACCGGGACGGAAAGGTGCTTGATTTTCCTTTGATGAGCAAGGAAAAGGTGGCCGGAATCATTTTTGACCACCTGCTTGAATTGAAACGCGAGCGCCGCCGGCGCGGAGGGCCCGGGGTTTGA
- a CDS encoding uracil-DNA glycosylase, with amino-acid sequence MDRSFKEDLSALKDHLERQLQLRNQGIMKDKKNTFTPGRKTEKPKVNELGKDAIENQISLNNKPLPPSKLEDIHRELIDCRRCRLCETRNHLVFGAGNPQAELMFVGEAPGADEDLQGEPFVGRAGQLLSKIIAAIGKTREEVYIANIIKCRPPGNRNPEADEIAICAPFLDRQIEAIRPRIICSLGKFSAQTMLSSSESISRLRGQVYNYKNLCRLVPTFHPAYLLRSPERKKETWEDMQLIMKLLGNNLSES; translated from the coding sequence ATGGACCGTAGTTTCAAGGAAGATTTAAGCGCGCTCAAAGATCATCTCGAACGCCAGCTTCAACTGAGAAATCAGGGCATCATGAAAGATAAAAAAAACACGTTCACACCAGGCCGGAAAACGGAAAAACCAAAGGTAAACGAGCTCGGAAAGGATGCAATTGAAAATCAGATCAGCTTGAACAATAAACCGCTACCGCCTTCGAAGCTGGAGGACATTCACCGGGAACTTATCGACTGCCGCCGCTGTCGACTCTGTGAAACCCGCAATCATCTGGTTTTCGGGGCCGGCAATCCTCAGGCTGAACTGATGTTTGTCGGCGAAGCCCCCGGAGCGGATGAAGATCTGCAGGGGGAACCCTTTGTCGGTCGGGCCGGACAACTGCTGTCCAAGATTATCGCGGCTATCGGCAAAACCCGGGAAGAGGTTTATATTGCCAACATTATTAAATGTCGCCCTCCGGGCAACCGAAACCCAGAAGCCGATGAAATCGCCATCTGTGCTCCTTTTCTCGATCGCCAGATAGAGGCCATCCGCCCCCGGATCATCTGTTCCCTGGGTAAGTTTTCGGCCCAGACCATGCTCTCCAGCAGTGAGTCAATCAGCCGGCTGCGCGGACAGGTTTATAACTACAAAAACCTCTGTCGGCTGGTACCGACCTTTCACCCGGCATATCTGCTGCGCAGTCCTGAACGAAAAAAAGAAACCTGGGAAGACATGCAGCTGATCATGAAACTGCTGGGCAATAATCTTTCGGAAAGCTGA
- a CDS encoding rhomboid family intramembrane serine protease translates to MLLPIGDSPNPENYTPWATWLLIAANFAVYIFISYPLTQQPANLYDPALQEYLRFLTPRLPHNLPLTAMLQRISAYEVFVFANGYKAGAPQLEDLFFSLFLHGSFLHLAGNMLFLWIYGDNVEHRLGHLPYFLLYLFCGIAATLFFSIFTQTSMTPLIGASGAISGVLGFYFIFFPRNQIKVFLALFPFFFNVVRLPARLVLGFYLLVDNVLPFLMASSGGVAYGAHIGGFISGLAGALIWNRKWKMHAYQDFRKSREKTFPLPFERLREALALQDRDSAMTVLPLLAPSDLNSLNAQETSLLASWVRQDGHQQSADLLLRSFVKTHAGSSDLALIFLDLGKIRFAAGELTAAAYYLHEALESATDPKTANTAHQLLAEIEHLQNR, encoded by the coding sequence ATGCTGCTGCCGATCGGAGACTCCCCCAACCCTGAAAATTATACCCCGTGGGCAACCTGGCTGCTGATTGCGGCCAATTTTGCCGTTTATATCTTCATCTCCTATCCCCTGACGCAACAGCCGGCGAATCTGTACGATCCGGCCCTGCAGGAATATCTTCGTTTTCTGACGCCAAGGTTACCGCATAACCTGCCTCTGACCGCCATGCTGCAGCGCATCTCGGCCTACGAGGTCTTTGTCTTCGCCAATGGCTATAAAGCCGGAGCTCCGCAGCTTGAAGATCTCTTCTTTTCTTTGTTTCTGCACGGCAGTTTTCTCCATCTGGCCGGCAATATGCTTTTCTTATGGATCTACGGCGACAACGTCGAGCATCGTCTCGGTCACCTGCCCTATTTTCTTCTTTACTTGTTTTGCGGAATTGCGGCGACCCTCTTTTTCTCCATCTTCACCCAGACCTCGATGACCCCCTTGATTGGAGCCTCGGGCGCGATCTCGGGGGTTTTGGGTTTTTACTTTATTTTCTTTCCCCGGAATCAAATCAAGGTCTTTCTTGCCTTGTTCCCGTTTTTTTTTAATGTTGTCAGACTTCCGGCGAGACTGGTGCTGGGATTTTACCTGCTGGTTGACAACGTGCTTCCGTTTCTCATGGCGAGCAGCGGAGGCGTTGCCTATGGAGCCCATATCGGTGGTTTTATCAGCGGTCTGGCCGGCGCCCTCATCTGGAACCGGAAATGGAAAATGCACGCCTATCAAGACTTTCGAAAATCCCGAGAAAAAACCTTTCCACTTCCCTTTGAACGGCTGCGCGAAGCCCTGGCTCTACAGGATCGGGATTCCGCCATGACGGTCCTGCCCCTGCTTGCCCCCAGCGACCTGAACTCGCTCAACGCCCAGGAAACCAGTTTATTGGCTTCCTGGGTACGCCAGGACGGACATCAGCAAAGCGCCGACCTGCTGCTCCGTAGTTTTGTCAAAACTCATGCCGGAAGTTCTGATCTGGCTCTGATCTTTCTGGATTTGGGGAAAATCCGTTTTGCGGCAGGCGAGCTGACCGCAGCCGCCTATTATCTGCATGAAGCACTGGAATCAGCCACGGACCCGAAAACCGCGAACACCGCCCACCAACTCCTGGCAGAAATCGAGCACCTTCAGAACAGGTAA